Proteins found in one Flavobacterium channae genomic segment:
- the lysA gene encoding diaminopimelate decarboxylase, which yields MKPEVLQQLATEFGSPLYVYDAEKIAFQYNRLQTAFSKVERFKVHYAVKALSNVSVLKYLKSLGSGLDTVSIQEVQLGLLAGVDPKDIIYTPNGVSMEEIENVAALGVQINIDNLSILEQFGTKHPTIPVCIRINPHVMAGGNANISVGHIDSKFGISIHQLPHILRIIENTKMHINGIHMHTGSDILDVEVFLYAAEILFETAKNFPELDFIDFGSGFKVPYKKGDIETNVEEFGRKLTKRFLAFEKEYGRPLTLAFEPGKFLVSEAGYFLAKVNVVKQTTSTVFAGIDSGFNHLIRPMLYGSQHHIENISNPKGKERYYSVVGYICETDTFASNRRITEIHEGDILCFRNAGAYCFSMASNYNSRLKPAEVLWKDGTAHLIRERETFDDILKNQVIIEI from the coding sequence ATGAAACCAGAAGTATTACAACAATTAGCAACAGAATTTGGAAGTCCGTTATATGTTTATGATGCGGAAAAAATAGCTTTTCAATACAATCGTTTACAAACTGCTTTTAGCAAGGTGGAACGTTTTAAGGTACACTATGCAGTGAAAGCTTTATCTAATGTTTCTGTTTTGAAGTACCTAAAAAGTTTAGGTTCTGGTTTGGATACGGTTTCTATTCAAGAAGTACAACTTGGATTACTTGCTGGTGTAGATCCTAAAGATATTATTTATACACCAAACGGAGTTTCTATGGAAGAAATAGAAAACGTTGCAGCATTAGGAGTTCAAATCAATATTGACAACTTGTCTATTTTAGAGCAATTTGGTACAAAACACCCTACTATTCCAGTTTGTATTCGTATTAATCCTCACGTAATGGCTGGAGGAAATGCTAATATTTCTGTAGGACATATTGATAGTAAATTTGGAATTTCAATTCATCAATTACCACATATTTTAAGAATTATTGAAAACACTAAAATGCATATCAACGGAATTCATATGCATACCGGTTCTGACATTTTAGATGTAGAAGTGTTTTTATATGCAGCTGAAATCTTATTTGAAACCGCTAAAAATTTCCCAGAATTGGATTTCATCGATTTTGGAAGTGGATTTAAAGTACCATACAAAAAAGGTGATATTGAAACTAATGTTGAAGAATTTGGAAGAAAATTAACGAAACGCTTTTTAGCATTCGAAAAAGAATATGGAAGACCGTTAACACTAGCTTTTGAACCAGGGAAATTTTTGGTAAGTGAAGCTGGATATTTCTTAGCAAAAGTAAATGTTGTAAAACAAACTACTTCAACAGTTTTTGCTGGAATTGATTCGGGATTCAACCATTTAATCAGACCTATGTTATATGGGTCGCAACATCATATTGAAAATATTTCTAATCCTAAAGGTAAAGAACGCTATTATTCGGTAGTAGGATACATTTGTGAAACGGACACATTTGCTAGCAACCGAAGAATTACTGAAATACACGAAGGTGATATTTTATGCTTTAGAAACGCAGGCGCTTATTGCTTTTCAATGGCATCTAACTACAACTCACGACTAAAACCAGCCGAAGTTTTATGGAAAGACGGAACGGCTCACTTAATCAGAGAGCGTGAAACGTTTGACGATATTTTGAAAAATCAAGTTATTATTGAAATTTAG
- the pafA gene encoding alkaline phosphatase PafA, with product MKKALAVSVLLVSSLLSAQDKPKLVVGIVVDQMKMEYLYRFSNDFSENGFKRLMKEGYTFNNTHYNYMPTYTAPGHASIYTGTTPAVHGIVGNEWFNKATGKEMYCTDDESVSTIGDDSEKEGKMSPRNLQSSTMTDELKLSTNFKGKVIGISIKDRGAILPAGHFADWAFWYSKTGAFISSTYYGEKLPDWATQFNSEKHYLKYLSKNWELLKSKETYNESLNDNNPYEGKLYKKAPFMPYNLKDMYDANDAGVLRSTPFGNNLLADFAKKAIESENLGKDNITDFLAVSFSSTDYVGHLLGPRSIELQDTYLRLDETIADFLTYLDKTVGKGNYLVFLTADHAGAENVTYLKDNRYKVDNINYKNIQKELKEFSEKTYGEDLLLNYSNYNVFFDKNKVKSKGLNLQDVKQTFKEYLQKQEYLKRAYTEEEVANANATDYYLNFVAKGYDPTQNGELVVIFKPGYVEYSATGTTHGSPYSYDTHVPLLFYGWNIKKGATHDRKEITQIAPTITQMLKITMPNSSDGKVLLEVLNK from the coding sequence ATGAAAAAAGCCTTAGCCGTATCAGTATTACTTGTTTCTTCGCTACTCTCAGCACAAGATAAACCTAAATTAGTAGTAGGAATTGTAGTAGACCAAATGAAAATGGAATACTTATATCGTTTTTCAAACGACTTTTCCGAAAATGGTTTCAAGCGATTAATGAAAGAAGGATACACTTTTAATAATACCCATTACAATTACATGCCAACTTATACCGCACCTGGGCATGCTTCTATTTATACAGGAACTACGCCAGCAGTTCACGGAATTGTAGGAAACGAATGGTTCAATAAAGCTACTGGCAAAGAAATGTATTGTACCGATGACGAATCGGTGAGTACTATTGGTGATGATTCTGAAAAAGAAGGAAAAATGTCGCCAAGAAATTTGCAAAGTTCAACCATGACAGATGAGTTAAAGTTGTCAACGAATTTTAAAGGAAAAGTTATCGGAATCAGTATCAAAGATAGAGGAGCTATTTTACCAGCCGGACATTTTGCAGATTGGGCTTTTTGGTACAGCAAAACAGGAGCTTTTATTTCGAGTACGTACTATGGTGAAAAATTACCAGATTGGGCAACCCAATTCAATTCAGAGAAACATTATTTGAAATATTTAAGCAAGAATTGGGAATTATTGAAATCTAAAGAAACGTACAACGAAAGTTTAAATGACAATAATCCTTACGAGGGAAAATTGTACAAAAAAGCGCCATTTATGCCATACAATTTAAAAGATATGTATGATGCAAATGATGCAGGAGTTTTACGTTCTACACCTTTTGGAAATAATTTATTAGCCGATTTTGCTAAGAAAGCGATTGAAAGTGAAAATTTAGGGAAAGATAATATTACCGACTTTTTAGCGGTTAGTTTCTCATCAACTGATTATGTTGGACATCTTTTAGGACCAAGATCTATTGAATTGCAAGATACCTATTTACGTTTAGACGAAACTATTGCGGATTTCTTAACTTATCTAGATAAAACGGTTGGAAAAGGAAATTACTTGGTTTTCTTAACGGCTGATCATGCTGGTGCCGAAAATGTAACTTATTTAAAAGATAACCGATACAAAGTTGATAACATCAATTATAAGAACATTCAAAAAGAGTTAAAAGAGTTTTCTGAAAAAACGTATGGTGAAGATTTACTTTTAAATTATTCTAATTACAATGTGTTTTTTGATAAGAATAAAGTGAAATCAAAAGGGTTGAACTTACAAGATGTTAAGCAAACTTTTAAAGAGTATTTGCAAAAACAAGAATATTTAAAAAGAGCTTACACAGAAGAAGAAGTTGCGAATGCAAATGCAACAGATTATTATTTGAATTTTGTTGCTAAAGGTTACGATCCAACACAGAATGGTGAGTTAGTTGTTATTTTTAAACCAGGTTATGTAGAATATTCTGCAACCGGAACAACTCATGGTTCGCCTTATTCGTATGATACACATGTTCCATTATTATTTTATGGATGGAATATTAAAAAAGGAGCAACTCACGATAGAAAAGAAATTACACAAATTGCACCAACCATTACACAAATGCTAAAAATAACTATGCCAAACAGTTCTGATGGTAAGGTGTTATTAGAGGTTTTGAATAAATAA
- a CDS encoding NAD(P)H-dependent flavin oxidoreductase, with protein sequence MNKITQLFNIKYPIIQGGMIWNSGYKLASAVSNAGGLGLIGAGSMYPEVLREHIQKCKKATDKPFGVNVPMLYPNIEEIMQILKEEGVKIVFTSAGNPKTWTPFLKENGITVVHVVSSSKFALKAQEAGVDAVVAEGFEAGGHNGREETTTLTLIPMVREQVSIPLIAAGGIATGRGMLAAMTLGADGVQMGSRFAASTESSAHDEFKRTIVETGEGDTQLTLKELAPVRLIKNKFYNDVQELYSKCPSKEDLETLLGKRRAKRGMFEGDLVEGELEIGQIVGLINDILPVETIVDNIITEFNIAKKEVTTFEF encoded by the coding sequence ATGAATAAAATTACCCAACTCTTTAACATAAAATATCCTATTATTCAAGGCGGAATGATTTGGAACAGTGGTTACAAATTAGCAAGTGCGGTAAGTAACGCTGGTGGTTTAGGTTTAATAGGAGCTGGTTCAATGTATCCGGAAGTGCTTAGAGAACACATCCAAAAATGTAAAAAAGCAACTGATAAACCTTTTGGTGTTAATGTCCCAATGTTGTATCCAAACATTGAAGAAATTATGCAAATTTTAAAAGAAGAAGGAGTTAAAATCGTTTTTACTTCTGCAGGTAATCCAAAAACTTGGACGCCTTTTCTTAAAGAAAATGGCATAACTGTTGTACATGTTGTAAGTAGTTCAAAATTTGCATTAAAAGCACAAGAAGCTGGTGTGGATGCTGTCGTAGCTGAAGGTTTTGAAGCCGGTGGGCACAATGGTAGAGAAGAAACCACAACGCTAACTTTAATTCCAATGGTTCGTGAGCAAGTTTCGATTCCTTTAATTGCTGCTGGTGGAATTGCAACAGGAAGAGGAATGTTAGCAGCAATGACTTTAGGTGCCGATGGAGTTCAAATGGGAAGTCGTTTTGCTGCTTCAACAGAAAGTTCAGCTCATGATGAATTTAAGCGAACAATTGTTGAAACGGGTGAAGGCGATACACAATTAACATTGAAAGAGTTGGCTCCAGTAAGATTAATAAAAAATAAATTTTACAACGATGTTCAGGAATTATATTCTAAATGTCCATCAAAAGAAGATTTAGAAACTTTATTAGGAAAAAGAAGAGCTAAAAGAGGAATGTTTGAAGGCGATTTAGTAGAAGGTGAATTAGAAATTGGTCAAATTGTCGGATTAATTAATGATATTTTGCCTGTTGAAACTATTGTTGATAATATCATTACCGAATTTAACATTGCTAAAAAAGAGGTAACTACCTTTGAATTTTAA